attcaaATCAACAcaggtatttttatttttgatagaCAAATGCCTCGATACTTCTGCCAATTACAATCAGCTTCGACTCTGCTCGTcttatttgaaattgtttttattctttctttctgcAGTTAGTCATCATTGCGTCAATAGCAATGACTGTTTTCCTTCGAACTCGAATGGCTGTTGACATGATCCATGCAAATTATTATATGGGCTCATTGTTCTATGCACTCCTCATTCTTCTTGTGGATGGATTTCCAGAACTGTCCATGACTGTCTCGAGACTAGCAGTTTTCTACAAGCAGAAAGAGCTTTTCTTTTATCCTGCTTGGGCTTACACAATCCCTGCTGCCATCCTGAAAGTTCCTCTTTCATTTTTGGAAGCTTTTGTGTGGACAGCTCTAACGTACTATGTCATTGGTTACAGCCCCGAGGTGGGAAGGTGAGAGTGGCAGATGAAAACTTCAATCCTGCATGCTATTGCTTTCTCATAGGTTGTACAATTAACATTAATTTGCTTCTGGTAGAGTGCAAAGATGCAGCTAATGAGTGGTCctgtttctttttattaaatccTCTAGAGTAGTATTTTTTTGGTTATAATAGCTATCTCAATTCTTGAATCTGTATTTCTTAGGTTCTTCCGCCAGTTCCTTCTACTTTTGACTGTGCATCTAACATCAATATCCATGTTCCGATTTATTGCCTCACTCTTCCAAACTGTGGTTGCTTCAATGACAGCGGGTAGCCTATCCATAATATTTGTTCTATTATTTGGTGGCTTTGTTATCCCCAAGTGTAAGATTTTTACTACCTCTTCTCATTATCAAGCCAATTAAAAGTATTGAGATGATTGTGCTTAGCAGAGTTTTGGTTGCAGCCTCTATGCCAACTTGGTTGGAATGGGGATTTTGGGTTTCTCCCTTGTCATATGGAGAGATAGGCTTGACAGTGAATGAATTCCTTGCACCTCGATGGGAAAAGGTGAAgtttaatttctataattttttctatgaaCAGGACAGAAAATATGCAAGGGTGCTGCAATTGTTTTGGTTGGGCCAATAAGACAGTTACAAGGCCCAAATTTAAGATCTCCATTAGGTTGACACAGCTTTGCTTGTTTTCATGGAAAGTTCTTCCAAAAGAAGAAGTTTTTGGGGACTAGCAGTTTCCTATTGGGCTCATTATATCATTAAATAGATGTAATACCTTCATATACCGTGAGCTTTCTTCTTTAAAAGCATTTGGATGTTAGAAAGAGCAAGGGAACAAAAAGGAAAGTAATAATAAGTTCTTAAAACGGGCACCCTTTTTAGCATTCTAAAGTCTTTCCCTTTCCTTCCCTTTTTCCTCATtcttttggcattctaaaaaaGAGGGTTTACCTATCCACTTAGAAACCTGCAAAAATGTAAATCCTGCAGCCTTCCCTCACAAAAATTGTGAAGTTGTTCATCCATTGACCACTGATTATTTTACCTTTCTTTCATTGAAGCTGTCTGCAAACAAAACTCTGGGGCGACAAGCATTAGAAACTCGTGGATTAAACTTCGACAGTTACCATTATTGGATATCAATTGCTGCCTTAACTGGGTTCACAGTGCTTTTTAACGTTGGTTTTACCTTGTCATTAGCTTACTTGAAGCGTAAGAGCACCTCCCATTGCTTACttttatacttaaaaataaagaagcaaaaagttaATGTGTATGCTAACCTACAACTTCAATATACATTCAGCTCCAGGAAAATCTCGTGCTTTAATTTCTTATGAAAGGTACTCTCAACTTCAAGGAATAAAAGACAGCTACAACAATTCGGATAGAGGCACGAACCCTACCCGTGCTTCTCCTGAAACAACTTCAGAAGCTAGAAAGGGTGAGAATGCCTCTGTGTCCTGATCAGCTCTTTTTATCCTATGTAATGTTACATCTGTTCATAATGTCTATTCATTCTAAATCTTTAGTCaagtttagatatgtttttTACACATCTTTGAAATTCTGTCATTCCTCAATTTTCAGGAAGGATGATTCTACCTTTTGAGCCCTTAACTGTAACATTTCATGATGTGCAGTATTATATAGAAACCCCTTTGGTAATTATGCTATGGTTAGCTTTACTCCATTATATAGCTAGTTGTGAATACAAGGACTAGGAGTGAGAGTTATATCAACTGATATGCATTATTTTGCCATCATGTTGTTCTCAGGAAATGAAAGGGCAGGGTTTTACACACAAGAAGCTCCAGCTCCTTTCAGATATTACAGGTGCATTCAGACCAGGCATACTAACAGCTTTGATGGGTGTCAGTGGAGCAGGGAAAACAACACTTATGGATGTTCTTTCTGGAAGGAAGACCAGTGGTACCATTAAAGGAGAGATTAGAATTGGTGGGCGCCCAAAAGTTCAAGACACATTTGCCAGGATATCAGGTTACTGTGAGCAAATGGATATACATTCTCCACAAATCACTGTAGAAGAATCAGTGGTATATTCTGCTTGGCTGCGGCTCCCATCTCAGATTGACTCAAACACTAAAGCTGTATGATATCTTTCTGCTGcagaatataaattattttctctcaGCCTTGATCATTAAAATGAATTGCACTGAAATTTCCTGTTGCATTTTCATCTAGGAATTTGTAAATGAAGTCCTTGAGACTATTGAGCTTGATGTGATCAAGGATTGTTTAGTAGGAATGCCAGGTGTTAGTGGTTTATCAACTGAGCAACGTAAACGGCTTACTATAGCTGTGGAGCTTGTTGCCAATCCTTCTATCATATTCATGGACGAACCAACATCAGGTCTGGATGCAAGGGCAGCGGCAATTGTTATGAGAGCAGTGAAGAACATTGTTGAGACAGGAAGAACAGTTGTGTGCACTATCCATCAACCAAGTATTGATATCTTTGAGGCATTTGATGAGGTAAGTTGTTCATAGCCTGGCCTCATAAATGAGATAAAGTGAGAGAGTTCGGAATTATGTTTGCACATTTCCCTTTTATAGCTGAAAATGACTTCTTATTTAGCCCCgataaattattttgagtttcagTTGTAAAGCTCCATTTAATGCATGATCAGGTAAGTACTTGAAACTTGTTCAAATTACATGTACAAAGAAGTTATCAACTTTaaagattatttgttttttttccctgtaTTTTAATCTTCTTAAGTTTCATCTCAAGTTGGAAGATTGATCCTTTTTAAGGACACTTTGACCTTCCAGTTTTGGCTTTGGCACTTTGGAGcaattttcacattttgttAAGTGGATTGCACAAAAACTGGTCATATACTAAGTCCAAGATTGTACACTATGAGTGAGGGCCTTGGGCGTGTGCCACTTGCATTATGAATGGTCTAATATCTCACTGTGCCATTTTTAGTGAAGTAATCTCTCCTAAGTTATCTGTTAAGTATGATCTTGATCCTTTTAAGTTCTTTGAGTGAAAATTTGTA
Above is a genomic segment from Juglans microcarpa x Juglans regia isolate MS1-56 chromosome 1D, Jm3101_v1.0, whole genome shotgun sequence containing:
- the LOC121237453 gene encoding pleiotropic drug resistance protein 3-like isoform X2, with protein sequence MSLVTAPRWEAGSLSIIFVLLFGGFVIPKSSMPTWLEWGFWVSPLSYGEIGLTVNEFLAPRWEKLSANKTLGRQALETRGLNFDSYHYWISIAALTGFTVLFNVGFTLSLAYLKPPGKSRALISYERYSQLQGIKDSYNNSDRGTNPTRASPETTSEARKGRMILPFEPLTVTFHDVQYYIETPLEMKGQGFTHKKLQLLSDITGAFRPGILTALMGVSGAGKTTLMDVLSGRKTSGTIKGEIRIGGRPKVQDTFARISGYCEQMDIHSPQITVEESVVYSAWLRLPSQIDSNTKAEFVNEVLETIELDVIKDCLVGMPGVSGLSTEQRKRLTIAVELVANPSIIFMDEPTSGLDARAAAIVMRAVKNIVETGRTVVCTIHQPSIDIFEAFDELILMKNGGRIIYAGPLEQHSSRVIEYFESIPGVPAIKDNHNPATWMLEVTSKSAETQLGVDFAQIYQGSTLYEQNKELVKRLSSPSPGSRELHFPTRFPQGGWEQFKACLWKQHLSYWRSPSYNLMRIIFMIVSSLVFGVLFWKQGEKIKNQQDLFNVLGSMFTAILFFGINNCSTVLPLVATERTVLCRERFAGMYFSWAYSLAQVLVEVPYQLIQAVLYVIITYPMIGYYPSAYKIFWQFYSMFCTLLSFNYLGMLLVSLTPNIQVASIVASSSYTMLNLFSGFIIPRPNIPKWWLWLYYLCPTSWALNGMLTSQYGEIHKEISVFGETKTVATFLEDYYGFHHNRLSVVAVVLIVFPIVFACLFAYFIGKLNFQRR
- the LOC121237453 gene encoding pleiotropic drug resistance protein 3-like isoform X1, giving the protein MDHEIAFSSSLRTAGLSVQTEKVISRKDQAQYWCYTDQPYTYVSVDHFVKKFKDFHLGQNLDEELSMPFDKSHSHKDALSYRSYSLTKWELLKACTRREFLLMKRNSFIYVFKSTQLVIIASIAMTVFLRTRMAVDMIHANYYMGSLFYALLILLVDGFPELSMTVSRLAVFYKQKELFFYPAWAYTIPAAILKVPLSFLEAFVWTALTYYVIGYSPEVGRFFRQFLLLLTVHLTSISMFRFIASLFQTVVASMTAGSLSIIFVLLFGGFVIPKSSMPTWLEWGFWVSPLSYGEIGLTVNEFLAPRWEKLSANKTLGRQALETRGLNFDSYHYWISIAALTGFTVLFNVGFTLSLAYLKPPGKSRALISYERYSQLQGIKDSYNNSDRGTNPTRASPETTSEARKGRMILPFEPLTVTFHDVQYYIETPLEMKGQGFTHKKLQLLSDITGAFRPGILTALMGVSGAGKTTLMDVLSGRKTSGTIKGEIRIGGRPKVQDTFARISGYCEQMDIHSPQITVEESVVYSAWLRLPSQIDSNTKAEFVNEVLETIELDVIKDCLVGMPGVSGLSTEQRKRLTIAVELVANPSIIFMDEPTSGLDARAAAIVMRAVKNIVETGRTVVCTIHQPSIDIFEAFDELILMKNGGRIIYAGPLEQHSSRVIEYFESIPGVPAIKDNHNPATWMLEVTSKSAETQLGVDFAQIYQGSTLYEQNKELVKRLSSPSPGSRELHFPTRFPQGGWEQFKACLWKQHLSYWRSPSYNLMRIIFMIVSSLVFGVLFWKQGEKIKNQQDLFNVLGSMFTAILFFGINNCSTVLPLVATERTVLCRERFAGMYFSWAYSLAQVLVEVPYQLIQAVLYVIITYPMIGYYPSAYKIFWQFYSMFCTLLSFNYLGMLLVSLTPNIQVASIVASSSYTMLNLFSGFIIPRPNIPKWWLWLYYLCPTSWALNGMLTSQYGEIHKEISVFGETKTVATFLEDYYGFHHNRLSVVAVVLIVFPIVFACLFAYFIGKLNFQRR